Proteins co-encoded in one Arcobacter sp. F155 genomic window:
- a CDS encoding sulfite oxidase heme-binding subunit YedZ has translation MKRFLLFLLLLTPFIFASYELFLVQNVKDPIKYIYTISGVTATVILFFTICISLIKKHYNLIKYRRMIGLYGFFYALVHFLNFLVLDAELDVKFLIKETIDKPFIYLGMIAFVILVFMAITSTNRLFRIYQSYHKLIYLSLILITIHFIMAQKSLTLMQFSYIGIIILIGYWKLLQQIIKRNKV, from the coding sequence ATGAAAAGGTTTTTACTTTTTTTATTACTACTAACTCCTTTTATATTTGCTAGTTATGAACTTTTTTTAGTTCAAAATGTAAAAGATCCAATAAAATATATCTATACAATTAGTGGTGTTACAGCTACTGTTATACTATTTTTTACAATTTGCATTTCTTTAATAAAGAAGCATTATAATTTAATAAAATATAGAAGAATGATAGGATTATATGGTTTTTTTTATGCTTTAGTTCACTTTCTAAATTTTCTTGTATTAGATGCTGAACTTGATGTTAAATTTTTAATAAAAGAGACAATAGATAAACCATTTATATATTTAGGTATGATTGCCTTCGTAATCTTAGTATTTATGGCAATTACTTCCACAAATAGACTATTTAGAATATATCAAAGTTATCATAAACTTATATACTTAAGTTTAATTCTTATAACAATACATTTTATAATGGCTCAAAAATCATTAACACTAATGCAATTTAGTTATATAGGGATAATAATATTAATAGGATATTGGAAATTACTACAGCAAATAATAAAAAGAAATAAGGTTTGA
- the msrP gene encoding protein-methionine-sulfoxide reductase catalytic subunit MsrP yields MNYLKKPSWQLDEKEITPKELFDKRRSFIKLGAASIVSSAAIVEALAKENLPIKNLKYNEAVNNNLELNTYEQITSYNNFYEFTTSKERVKYMAHTLDINGWKITIDGLIDKEIEIDFDDLIKKFTLHERIYRFRCVEGWSMVVPWVGIKLSDFIKYVNPDSKAKYIRFETLFDDDMFPDQANMLFPAVEYPYVEGLRMDEAMNDLSILAVGLYGSSMPKQNGAPIRLIVPWKYGFKSIKSIAKISFVEEEPLNTWQKSNPKEYGFYANVNPNVDHPRWSQKRERVLGKFFKQKTLMFNGYEKEVAHLYKGMDLTKYF; encoded by the coding sequence ATGAACTATTTAAAAAAACCATCATGGCAATTAGATGAAAAAGAGATTACTCCAAAAGAATTATTCGATAAAAGAAGAAGCTTTATTAAATTAGGAGCAGCTTCTATAGTTAGTTCTGCTGCAATTGTTGAAGCACTTGCAAAAGAGAATCTTCCTATTAAAAATCTAAAATACAATGAGGCTGTAAATAACAACTTAGAACTAAATACTTATGAACAAATAACTTCATACAACAATTTCTATGAATTTACTACATCAAAAGAGAGAGTAAAATATATGGCTCATACTCTTGATATAAATGGATGGAAAATTACAATAGATGGCTTAATTGATAAAGAGATAGAAATTGATTTTGATGATTTAATAAAAAAATTCACTCTACATGAAAGAATATATCGATTTAGATGTGTTGAAGGCTGGTCAATGGTTGTACCATGGGTTGGTATTAAATTAAGCGACTTTATAAAGTATGTAAATCCTGATTCAAAAGCTAAGTATATAAGGTTTGAAACACTATTTGATGACGATATGTTCCCAGACCAAGCAAATATGCTTTTTCCAGCTGTCGAGTATCCTTATGTTGAAGGACTTAGAATGGATGAAGCAATGAATGATTTATCTATACTTGCAGTTGGATTATATGGTTCAAGTATGCCAAAACAAAATGGAGCACCTATAAGACTTATTGTTCCATGGAAATATGGTTTTAAATCAATTAAATCAATTGCTAAAATATCATTTGTAGAAGAAGAGCCTCTAAATACTTGGCAAAAATCAAATCCAAAAGAGTATGGTTTCTATGCAAATGTAAACCCAAATGTAGATCATCCAAGATGGTCTCAAAAAAGAGAAAGAGTTTTAGGAAAGTTTTTCAAACAAAAAACTCTTATGTTTAATGGATATGAAAAAGAAGTTGCCCATTTATATAAAGGTATGGATTTAACAAAATATTTTTAA
- the tpx gene encoding thiol peroxidase: MATTKLKGNIVNLAGNEVNIGDKAPKVTVIAHDLSEVKVGGKAQIIAAVPSLDTPVCAEETRKFNEDAVQTDVEVVVVSMDLPFAAGRFCTTEGIENLKVGSDFRNKDFANAYGVLVADGPLQGVTCRAIFVTNEEGIVIHKEICEDITDEPNYEAVFNAIK, from the coding sequence ATGGCAACAACGAAATTAAAAGGAAATATTGTTAACTTAGCTGGAAATGAAGTTAATATTGGCGATAAAGCTCCAAAAGTTACAGTTATTGCACATGACTTATCAGAGGTAAAAGTTGGAGGTAAAGCACAGATTATTGCAGCAGTACCTTCTTTAGATACTCCTGTTTGTGCAGAAGAAACAAGAAAATTCAATGAAGATGCAGTACAAACAGATGTTGAAGTAGTTGTAGTTTCTATGGACTTACCATTTGCAGCAGGAAGATTTTGTACAACAGAAGGAATAGAAAACTTAAAAGTGGGTAGTGACTTTAGAAATAAAGATTTTGCAAATGCCTATGGAGTTTTAGTAGCAGATGGTCCCCTTCAAGGTGTAACTTGTAGAGCAATTTTTGTTACAAATGAAGAAGGTATAGTGATTCATAAAGAGATTTGTGAAGATATTACAGATGAACCAAACTACGAAGCAGTTTTTAACGCAATCAAATAA